The following coding sequences are from one Kosakonia sp. H02 window:
- a CDS encoding DUF1471 domain-containing protein translates to MKNITTLFAAAVLSTLSFASFAAVEVQSAPAGQQELATVGVSAGSNLASVENQVAMKAEQLGASSYRITSVTGDDKLHGTAVLYK, encoded by the coding sequence ATGAAAAACATCACTACACTTTTTGCTGCCGCTGTACTGAGTACCCTGTCTTTCGCAAGCTTTGCCGCAGTTGAGGTGCAATCCGCACCTGCCGGGCAACAAGAACTGGCAACCGTGGGTGTGAGCGCAGGCTCTAACCTCGCATCTGTTGAAAATCAGGTCGCGATGAAAGCGGAACAACTGGGCGCCTCTTCTTACCGCATCACATCTGTAACCGGTGATGACAAACTGCACGGGACTGCGGTGCTGTACAAATAA
- a CDS encoding L,D-transpeptidase family protein: MRKMSRFARWMTLFAVAATVALTLPARANTWPLPPAGSKVVGENRFHLVQSDGGSLEAIAKKYNVGFLALLQANPGVDPYVPRAGSVLTIPLQTLLPDVPRKGIVINLAELRLYYYPPGKNEVTVYPIGIGQLGGDTLTPTMVTTVINKRANPTWTPTVNIRARYKAQGIDLPAVMPAGPDNPMGHHAIRLAAFGGVYLIHGTNADFGIGMRVSSGCIRLRDADISSLFAQVSPGTPVNIINTPIKVSVEPDGARLVEIHQPLSKSLDDDPKTQPIVLNAAMQAFKADAQSNAEVMEQVMEARSGMPVEVTRHTENTVQTM; encoded by the coding sequence ATGAGAAAAATGTCGCGTTTCGCTCGCTGGATGACGCTTTTTGCCGTCGCCGCCACTGTCGCCCTTACCCTGCCCGCTCGGGCAAATACCTGGCCACTGCCGCCTGCGGGCAGCAAGGTGGTCGGTGAAAACCGTTTTCACCTTGTGCAAAGTGACGGCGGCTCACTGGAAGCCATCGCCAAAAAATACAATGTTGGATTTCTTGCGCTGTTGCAGGCCAACCCTGGCGTGGATCCGTATGTGCCCCGCGCCGGTAGCGTGCTGACTATCCCGCTACAAACCCTGCTGCCAGATGTGCCGCGCAAAGGCATTGTGATTAACCTCGCCGAGCTGCGTCTTTATTACTATCCGCCGGGAAAAAATGAAGTCACCGTCTACCCGATAGGTATCGGCCAACTGGGCGGCGATACGCTGACACCGACGATGGTCACGACCGTCATCAACAAACGCGCAAACCCGACCTGGACGCCAACGGTGAATATCCGTGCGCGCTACAAAGCCCAGGGCATCGATCTGCCTGCGGTGATGCCCGCCGGGCCGGATAACCCGATGGGTCACCATGCTATTCGCCTGGCCGCGTTTGGTGGCGTCTATCTGATACATGGCACGAATGCCGATTTCGGTATCGGGATGCGTGTCAGTTCAGGGTGTATTCGCCTGCGCGATGCTGATATTTCCAGCCTTTTCGCGCAAGTCTCGCCCGGCACGCCAGTTAACATCATCAATACGCCGATAAAAGTCTCCGTCGAGCCGGACGGCGCGCGGCTGGTGGAAATCCATCAACCGCTGTCCAAATCACTTGATGACGATCCGAAAACGCAGCCGATTGTACTGAATGCCGCAATGCAGGCATTTAAAGCGGATGCGCAAAGTAATGCGGAGGTCATGGAGCAGGTTATGGAAGCCCGCTCCGGTATGCCAGTGGAGGTCACCCGTCATACGGAAAACACAGTGCAAACAATGTAA
- the mfd gene encoding transcription-repair coupling factor: MPEQYRYSLPVKAGDQRQFGELTGAACATEVAEIIERHTGPVVLIAPDMQNALRLQDEIKQFTDNLVMNLADWETLPYDSFSPHQEIISSRLSTLYQLPAMQRGVLIVPVNTLMQRVCPHTYLHGHALVMKKGQRLSRDQLRTQLDSAGYRHVDQVMEHGEYATRGALLDLFPMGSTQPFRLDFFDDEIDSLRLFDADTQRTLEEVEAINLLPAHEFPTDKTAIELFRSQWRDKFEVKRDAEHIYQQVSKGTLPAGIEYWQPLFFSEPLPPLFSYFPANTLLVNTGNLEASAERFQQETQARFENRGVDPMRPLLPPQALWLRVDELFSELKKWPRIQLKTEQVADKSGQVNLGYQNLPDLAVQAQQKSPLDNLRKFIESFSGPVVFSVESEGRREALIELLARIKVAPKRILRLDDASQPGAYLMIGAAERGFIDTLRNRALICESDLLGERVARRRQDTRRTINPDTLIRNLAELHDGQPVVHLEHGVGRYAGMTTLETGGITAEYLMLVYANDAKLYVPVSSLHLISRYAGGAEDNAPLHKLGSDAWTRARQKAAEKVRDVAAELLDIYAQRAAKAGFAFKHDREQYQLFCDGFPFETTPDQAQAINAVLSDMCQPLAMDRLVCGDVGFGKTEVAMRAAFLAVENNKQVAVLVPTTLLAQQHFDNFRDRFANWPVRIEMLSRFRSAKEQAQILEQAAEGKIDILIGTHKLLQSDVKLKDLGLLIVDEEHRFGVRHKERIKAMRADVDILTLTATPIPRTLNMAMSGMRDLSIIATPPARRLAVKTFVREYDSLVVREAILREVLRGGQVYYLYNDVENIQKAADRLAELVPEARIAIGHGQMRERELERVMNDFHHQRFNVLVCTTIIETGIDIPTANTIIIERADHFGLAQLHQLRGRVGRSHHQAYAWLLTPHPKAMTTDAQKRLEAIASLEDLGAGFALATHDLEIRGAGELLGEDQSGQMETIGFSLYMELLENAVDALKAGREPSLEDLTSQQTEVELRMPALLPEDFIPDVNTRLSFYKRIASAKDENALEEIKVELIDRFGLLPDAARNLLDIALLRQQAQKLGIRKLEGNDKGGLIEFNEKNNVNPAWLIGLLQKQPQHFRLDGPTRLKFIQELNERKTRMEWVRSFMQQLAENAVA; encoded by the coding sequence ATGCCTGAACAATACCGTTATTCCCTGCCCGTTAAAGCAGGCGACCAGCGCCAGTTTGGCGAACTCACTGGCGCGGCCTGCGCCACCGAAGTGGCAGAAATCATTGAACGTCACACCGGCCCGGTGGTGCTTATCGCCCCGGATATGCAAAACGCATTGCGTTTGCAGGACGAGATTAAGCAATTTACCGATAACCTGGTGATGAATCTTGCCGACTGGGAAACGCTGCCCTACGACAGCTTTTCGCCGCACCAGGAGATAATCTCTTCGCGCCTGTCGACGCTTTATCAACTGCCCGCCATGCAGCGCGGCGTATTGATTGTGCCGGTTAACACCCTGATGCAGCGCGTGTGCCCGCATACCTATCTGCACGGCCACGCGCTGGTGATGAAAAAGGGCCAGCGCCTGTCGCGCGATCAGTTACGCACGCAACTGGATAGCGCCGGTTACCGCCACGTTGACCAGGTGATGGAACATGGCGAGTATGCGACGCGCGGCGCGCTGTTGGATCTCTTCCCGATGGGCAGCACTCAGCCCTTCCGCCTCGACTTTTTCGATGATGAAATCGACAGCTTGCGTCTGTTCGATGCCGATACCCAGCGCACGCTGGAAGAAGTGGAAGCCATCAATCTATTACCAGCGCACGAATTCCCGACGGATAAAACCGCGATTGAACTGTTCCGCAGCCAGTGGCGCGATAAGTTTGAGGTCAAGCGCGACGCAGAGCATATCTACCAGCAGGTGAGTAAAGGCACCCTGCCCGCCGGGATCGAGTACTGGCAACCGCTTTTTTTCAGCGAGCCGCTGCCGCCGCTATTCAGCTATTTCCCGGCGAATACCCTGTTGGTGAATACCGGCAATCTGGAAGCCAGTGCGGAACGTTTTCAGCAGGAAACCCAAGCGCGTTTTGAGAACCGCGGCGTCGATCCGATGCGCCCGCTCCTGCCGCCGCAGGCGCTGTGGCTACGCGTGGACGAACTGTTCAGCGAACTGAAAAAGTGGCCACGCATCCAGTTGAAAACCGAACAGGTGGCGGATAAATCCGGGCAGGTTAACCTGGGTTATCAGAACCTGCCGGATCTGGCAGTGCAGGCGCAGCAAAAATCGCCGCTGGATAACCTGCGCAAATTTATCGAATCCTTTAGCGGGCCGGTGGTGTTCTCTGTTGAGAGTGAAGGCCGTCGCGAAGCGCTGATTGAACTGCTGGCGCGGATTAAAGTTGCACCTAAACGCATCCTGCGACTTGATGACGCCAGCCAGCCGGGGGCGTATCTGATGATTGGCGCGGCGGAACGCGGGTTTATCGATACCCTGCGCAACCGGGCGCTGATTTGTGAAAGCGATCTGCTGGGCGAACGCGTTGCCCGTCGTCGCCAGGACACGCGCCGCACGATCAACCCGGATACGTTGATTCGTAACCTTGCCGAACTGCATGACGGCCAGCCGGTGGTGCACCTGGAGCACGGCGTCGGGCGCTATGCCGGTATGACCACCCTCGAAACAGGCGGCATCACCGCAGAGTATCTGATGCTTGTCTATGCCAATGACGCCAAACTCTATGTGCCGGTCTCGTCGCTGCACCTGATCAGCCGCTATGCCGGCGGTGCGGAAGATAACGCCCCGCTGCATAAACTCGGCAGCGACGCCTGGACGCGCGCGCGGCAAAAAGCGGCGGAGAAAGTGCGCGATGTGGCGGCGGAATTGCTGGATATCTACGCCCAGCGCGCGGCGAAAGCGGGCTTTGCCTTTAAACACGATCGCGAACAGTATCAGCTCTTTTGCGACGGTTTCCCCTTCGAAACCACGCCGGATCAGGCGCAGGCCATTAATGCCGTGCTCAGCGATATGTGCCAGCCGCTGGCAATGGACCGGCTGGTATGCGGCGATGTCGGTTTCGGTAAAACCGAAGTGGCGATGCGCGCCGCTTTCCTCGCCGTGGAAAACAACAAGCAGGTGGCGGTGCTGGTGCCGACTACCCTGCTCGCTCAGCAGCACTTTGATAATTTCCGCGACCGTTTTGCTAACTGGCCGGTGCGCATTGAGATGCTGTCCCGCTTTCGTAGCGCCAAAGAGCAGGCGCAAATTCTGGAACAAGCCGCCGAAGGGAAAATCGACATTCTTATCGGCACCCACAAGCTGCTGCAAAGTGATGTGAAGCTTAAAGACCTGGGCTTGCTGATTGTCGATGAAGAGCACCGTTTCGGTGTGCGCCACAAAGAACGTATTAAAGCGATGCGCGCCGATGTCGATATCCTGACGCTGACCGCCACGCCCATTCCGCGCACATTAAATATGGCAATGAGCGGGATGCGCGATCTGTCGATTATCGCCACGCCACCGGCGCGTCGCCTGGCGGTGAAAACTTTTGTGCGCGAGTACGATAGCCTGGTGGTGCGGGAAGCAATCCTGCGTGAAGTGCTGCGCGGCGGCCAGGTTTATTACCTCTACAACGACGTAGAAAACATCCAGAAAGCGGCAGACAGGCTGGCGGAGCTGGTGCCGGAGGCGCGTATCGCTATTGGTCACGGGCAGATGCGCGAGCGCGAACTGGAGCGGGTGATGAATGATTTCCACCATCAACGCTTCAACGTGCTGGTATGTACCACGATTATTGAAACCGGTATCGATATTCCGACCGCCAATACCATCATTATTGAACGGGCTGACCACTTTGGCCTGGCGCAGCTGCACCAGTTGCGCGGTCGCGTGGGCCGTTCGCATCATCAGGCCTATGCGTGGTTACTGACGCCGCATCCTAAAGCGATGACCACCGACGCGCAAAAACGTCTGGAAGCCATCGCCTCACTGGAAGATTTGGGGGCCGGTTTTGCGCTGGCGACCCACGATCTGGAGATCCGTGGCGCGGGCGAACTGCTCGGGGAAGATCAGAGCGGGCAGATGGAAACCATCGGCTTCTCGCTCTATATGGAGCTGCTGGAGAATGCCGTGGATGCACTGAAAGCCGGGCGTGAACCGTCGCTGGAAGATCTCACCAGTCAGCAAACGGAAGTGGAGCTGCGCATGCCTGCTCTGCTGCCGGAGGATTTTATTCCTGACGTGAATACCCGACTGTCGTTCTATAAACGTATCGCCAGCGCGAAAGATGAAAATGCGCTGGAGGAGATCAAAGTGGAGCTGATTGACCGTTTCGGCCTGCTGCCTGATGCAGCACGTAATCTGCTGGACATCGCGCTTTTACGCCAGCAGGCGCAGAAACTGGGGATCCGTAAGCTGGAGGGCAACGACAAAGGCGGCCTGATCGAGTTTAACGAGAAAAATAACGTTAACCCGGCATGGCTGATTGGGTTATTGCAGAAGCAGCCACAGCATTTCCGTCTTGATGGCCCAACGCGGCTGAAGTTTATACAAGAACTGAACGAGCGTAAGACCCGCATGGAGTGGGTGCGCAGCTTTATGCAGCAGCTTGCCGAAAACGCCGTCGCCTGA
- a CDS encoding acyltransferase family protein → MKQKALWINQIKGLCICLVVIYHSVITFYPHLSAFQHPWSETLSKCWIYFNLYLAPFRMPVFFFISGYLIRRYIDDVPWKDAVDKRIWSIAYVLILWGVLQWVGLSHLNDWLAPERDLSNSSNAAYADSWLEFLHGMITATTSLWYLYALVVYFTLCKLLSRWKVPMLALMILASLAINYLPLPWWGMNSVIRNMIFYSLGAWYGASVMEWVKTLSLRRYALPFVLAVVVAFGLWMFNMPLPLCMLSIVAIMRLFQALEKRFPPSENSLLNVVGSNTLAIYTTHRILVEGFSLALIKPLNAGAWPPMAELALLLVYPFASLLICTLVGLMVKKLSSALFGDLFFTPPTKHLSTVQAR, encoded by the coding sequence ATGAAACAAAAAGCATTATGGATTAACCAAATTAAGGGGTTATGTATTTGTCTGGTGGTGATTTACCACTCGGTTATTACGTTTTATCCGCACCTTTCCGCCTTCCAGCATCCGTGGTCAGAAACCCTGTCTAAGTGCTGGATTTACTTCAACCTTTACCTTGCGCCTTTTCGCATGCCGGTGTTCTTTTTTATTTCCGGCTACCTGATTCGTCGTTATATCGACGACGTGCCATGGAAAGACGCGGTCGACAAACGCATCTGGAGCATTGCGTATGTGCTCATCCTGTGGGGCGTGTTGCAGTGGGTAGGATTAAGCCACCTTAATGACTGGCTGGCGCCGGAGCGCGATCTCAGTAACTCGTCGAATGCGGCGTATGCCGATAGCTGGCTGGAGTTTTTGCACGGCATGATAACGGCCACCACCAGTCTCTGGTATCTCTACGCGTTAGTGGTCTATTTCACGCTGTGCAAACTGCTAAGCCGCTGGAAAGTGCCGATGCTGGCGCTGATGATTCTGGCGAGCCTGGCGATTAACTACCTGCCGCTGCCGTGGTGGGGCATGAACAGCGTGATACGTAATATGATTTTCTACAGCCTCGGGGCCTGGTACGGTGCCAGCGTGATGGAGTGGGTGAAAACACTCTCCCTGCGCCGCTACGCACTGCCGTTTGTGCTCGCCGTGGTGGTGGCGTTCGGGCTGTGGATGTTCAATATGCCTCTGCCGCTCTGTATGCTGTCGATCGTCGCCATCATGCGTCTGTTCCAGGCGCTGGAAAAACGTTTCCCGCCCAGTGAGAACAGCCTGCTGAATGTGGTGGGATCCAATACGCTGGCGATTTACACCACTCACCGCATCCTGGTGGAAGGCTTTAGCCTGGCGCTGATCAAGCCGCTGAACGCAGGAGCGTGGCCGCCGATGGCAGAACTGGCGCTGCTGCTGGTCTATCCGTTCGCTTCGCTGTTGATCTGTACGCTGGTCGGCCTGATGGTGAAAAAACTCTCTTCCGCGCTGTTTGGCGATCTCTTTTTCACCCCGCCAACGAAGCACCTCTCGACGGTACAGGCGCGCTGA
- the lolC gene encoding lipoprotein-releasing ABC transporter permease subunit LolC → MYQPVTLFIGLRYMRGRAADRFGRFVSWLSTIGITLGVMALVTVLSVMNGFERELQNNILGLMPQATLTTQKGSLNPQQLPASALKLQGVSRIAPLTTGDVVLQSARSVAVGVMLGIDPAQKDPLTPYLVNVQQSDLQAGKYNIILGEQLAGQLGVNRGDQIRVMVPSASQFTPMGRLPSQRLFTVVGTFAANSEVDEYQMLVNIDDASRLMRYPAGNITGWRLWLNEPLKVDVLSQQTLPEGTQWHDWRDRKGELFQAVRMEKNMMGLLLSLIVAVAAFNIITSLGLMVMEKQGEVAILQTQGLTPRQIMAVFMVQGASAGIIGALLGAALGALLASQLNNLMPIIGALLDGAALPVAIDPLQVVGIALVAMAIALLSTLYPSWRAAATQPAEALRYE, encoded by the coding sequence ATGTATCAGCCTGTCACTCTTTTCATAGGTCTACGCTACATGCGTGGACGCGCAGCGGACCGCTTCGGCCGCTTTGTCTCCTGGCTGTCGACCATTGGCATCACCCTGGGCGTTATGGCGCTGGTCACGGTGTTATCGGTGATGAATGGCTTTGAACGCGAGCTGCAAAATAACATCCTGGGGCTGATGCCGCAGGCCACGCTCACCACGCAAAAAGGGTCGCTGAACCCGCAACAACTTCCCGCCAGTGCCTTAAAACTGCAAGGCGTGTCGCGCATTGCGCCGCTGACCACCGGAGATGTGGTGCTGCAAAGCGCACGCAGCGTCGCGGTGGGCGTGATGCTGGGTATCGATCCGGCGCAAAAAGATCCGCTCACCCCTTATCTGGTGAATGTCCAACAAAGCGATTTACAAGCAGGAAAATACAACATCATTCTTGGCGAGCAACTCGCCGGGCAACTGGGCGTGAACCGTGGCGATCAAATCCGCGTGATGGTGCCTTCCGCCAGCCAGTTTACGCCGATGGGCCGCCTGCCCAGCCAGCGTCTGTTTACCGTGGTGGGCACCTTTGCCGCCAACAGTGAAGTTGATGAATACCAGATGCTGGTCAACATTGATGATGCCTCGCGCCTGATGCGCTACCCGGCGGGCAATATCACCGGCTGGCGTTTATGGCTGAACGAGCCGCTGAAAGTTGATGTTCTCAGCCAACAAACCTTACCGGAAGGCACACAATGGCATGACTGGCGCGATCGCAAAGGCGAGCTGTTCCAGGCCGTGCGCATGGAAAAAAACATGATGGGGCTGCTGCTGAGCCTGATCGTCGCCGTCGCCGCGTTTAACATCATTACTTCGCTGGGCCTGATGGTGATGGAAAAACAGGGCGAGGTGGCGATTTTGCAAACGCAGGGCTTAACGCCGCGCCAGATTATGGCGGTGTTTATGGTGCAGGGCGCCAGCGCCGGGATTATCGGCGCACTGCTCGGTGCCGCGCTGGGCGCGCTGCTTGCCAGCCAGTTAAATAATTTGATGCCGATTATTGGCGCGCTGCTCGACGGCGCGGCGCTGCCGGTGGCGATCGATCCGCTACAGGTGGTCGGCATTGCGCTGGTGGCGATGGCCATCGCGCTGCTTTCAACGCTTTATCCTTCCTGGCGCGCTGCCGCCACTCAACCCGCTGAGGCTTTACGTTATGAATAA
- the lolD gene encoding lipoprotein-releasing ABC transporter ATP-binding protein LolD — MNKILLQCDNLCKRYQEGNVQTDVLHNVSFSMAEGELMAIVGSSGSGKSTLLHLLGGLDTPTSGDVIFGDRAMSKLSSTAKAELRNRELGFIYQFHHLLPDFTALENVAMPLLIGKKKPAEIDTRAREMLRAVGLEHRASHRPSELSGGERQRVAIARALVNNPRLVLADEPTGNLDARNADSIFALLGELNKSQGTAFLVVTHDLQLAKRMNRQLEMRDGHLDTDVTLMGAD, encoded by the coding sequence ATGAATAAAATCCTGTTGCAATGCGACAACCTGTGCAAACGCTATCAGGAAGGCAATGTGCAAACCGATGTGTTGCACAACGTCAGCTTTAGCATGGCGGAAGGGGAGTTGATGGCGATTGTCGGGAGTTCCGGCTCCGGCAAAAGTACGCTGCTGCACCTGCTCGGCGGGCTGGACACGCCGACCTCCGGCGATGTGATTTTTGGCGACAGGGCGATGAGCAAACTGTCGTCAACGGCGAAAGCCGAGCTGCGTAACCGCGAACTGGGCTTTATCTACCAGTTCCACCATTTGTTGCCGGATTTCACCGCACTGGAAAACGTGGCGATGCCGCTGTTGATTGGCAAAAAGAAACCGGCAGAAATTGATACCCGTGCCCGCGAGATGCTGCGCGCCGTTGGTCTTGAACACCGCGCCAGCCACCGGCCTTCTGAGCTTTCCGGCGGGGAACGCCAGCGCGTGGCGATCGCCCGTGCGCTGGTCAATAACCCGCGTCTGGTGCTGGCAGATGAACCCACCGGTAACCTCGATGCCCGCAACGCCGACAGCATTTTTGCTCTGCTGGGCGAACTGAACAAATCCCAGGGCACCGCTTTCCTGGTGGTGACGCACGATTTACAACTGGCGAAGCGCATGAACCGTCAACTGGAAATGCGTGATGGCCATCTTGATACCGACGTGACCCTGATGGGGGCAGACTAA
- the lolE gene encoding lipoprotein-releasing ABC transporter permease subunit LolE, producing the protein MASPLSLLIGLRFSRGRRRSGMVSLISVISTVGIALGVAVLIVGLSAMNGFERELNNRILAVVPHGEIEPVNQPWNGWNEVLGKVQKVPGIAAAAPYINFTGLVESGANLRAIQVKGVDPAQETHLSALPKFVQGDAWQGFSAGSQQIILGKGVADALKVKRGDWVSIMIPNSDDAHKLLQPKRVRLHVTGILQLSGQLDHNYAMIPLADAQQYLDMGHSVTGIAIKVNDVFNANKLVRDAGEVTNSYVYIKSWIGKYGYMYRDIQMIRAIMYLAMVLVIGVACFNIVSTLVMAVKDKSGDIAVLRTLGAKDGLIRAIFVWYGLLAGLFGSLCGVVIGVVVSLQLTPIINVIEKFIGHQFLSGDIYFIDFLPSELHPLDVVYVLVTALLLSLLASWYPARRASNIDPARVLSGQ; encoded by the coding sequence ATGGCCTCACCGCTGTCGTTATTAATAGGTCTGCGTTTTAGCCGGGGCCGCCGCCGTAGCGGCATGGTGTCGCTGATTTCGGTGATCTCGACCGTGGGTATCGCGCTGGGCGTGGCGGTGTTGATCGTCGGTTTAAGCGCGATGAACGGTTTTGAACGCGAGCTGAATAACCGCATTCTGGCGGTGGTGCCGCACGGTGAAATCGAGCCGGTAAATCAGCCGTGGAATGGCTGGAATGAAGTGCTGGGTAAAGTGCAGAAAGTGCCGGGCATTGCGGCGGCTGCGCCCTACATCAACTTTACCGGGCTGGTGGAGAGCGGGGCGAACCTGCGCGCCATCCAGGTGAAAGGCGTCGATCCGGCGCAGGAAACGCACCTGAGCGCGCTGCCGAAGTTTGTGCAGGGCGATGCCTGGCAAGGGTTTAGCGCCGGTTCACAGCAAATCATTCTCGGCAAAGGCGTAGCAGACGCGCTGAAAGTGAAGCGCGGCGATTGGGTATCGATCATGATCCCTAACTCTGACGATGCCCATAAGCTGCTGCAACCGAAACGTGTGCGCCTGCACGTTACCGGCATTTTGCAACTCAGCGGCCAACTCGATCACAACTACGCCATGATCCCGCTGGCTGATGCGCAGCAATACCTCGATATGGGCCACAGCGTCACCGGTATTGCCATCAAAGTGAACGATGTCTTTAACGCCAATAAGCTGGTGCGCGACGCGGGCGAAGTGACCAACAGCTATGTTTATATCAAAAGCTGGATCGGCAAATATGGCTACATGTACCGCGACATTCAGATGATCCGCGCCATTATGTACCTGGCGATGGTGCTGGTCATTGGCGTGGCCTGTTTTAACATTGTTTCGACGCTGGTAATGGCGGTAAAAGACAAAAGCGGTGATATCGCCGTGCTTCGCACCCTTGGCGCGAAAGATGGCCTGATCCGCGCGATTTTTGTCTGGTACGGCCTGCTGGCAGGGCTGTTTGGTAGCCTGTGCGGCGTGGTGATTGGCGTCGTGGTGTCGCTGCAACTGACGCCGATTATCAATGTGATTGAAAAGTTTATCGGCCATCAGTTCCTGTCGGGGGATATCTACTTTATCGATTTCCTGCCGTCAGAATTACACCCGCTGGATGTGGTGTATGTGCTGGTAACAGCGTTGTTATTAAGCCTGCTGGCGAGCTGGTATCCGGCACGTCGGGCGAGCAATATTGATCCGGCACGCGTACTGAGCGGGCAGTAA
- the nagK gene encoding N-acetylglucosamine kinase, giving the protein MNYGFDIGGSKIALGVFDAGRRLQWEKRVATPHESYDAFLHAIAGLVADADAHFGVKGSIGIGIPGMPETADGTLYAANLPAASGKPLRRDLSALLARDVRMDNDANCFTLSEAWDDEFRQYPLVMGLILGTGVGGGLVVKGKTIPGRRFITGEFGHTRLPVDALGLMGFDFPLTRCGCGKIGCIENYLSGRGFAWLYRHFYHQTLPAPEIIARWEQGEAKALAHVERYVDLLAVCLGNILTIIDPDLLVIGGGLSNFSALTRLLPERIAPHLLPAGDVPRIERARHGDAGGMRGAAFLHLTD; this is encoded by the coding sequence ATGAACTACGGATTTGATATCGGCGGCAGCAAAATTGCCCTTGGCGTCTTTGACGCCGGGCGGCGTTTGCAGTGGGAAAAACGTGTCGCCACCCCTCATGAAAGCTACGACGCCTTTCTGCATGCGATTGCCGGGCTGGTCGCCGACGCCGATGCGCATTTCGGTGTTAAAGGCAGTATCGGCATCGGCATTCCCGGTATGCCCGAAACCGCCGACGGCACGTTGTATGCCGCCAATCTTCCCGCCGCCAGCGGTAAACCTCTGCGCCGCGATCTCAGCGCGTTACTGGCGCGCGATGTGCGCATGGATAACGACGCCAACTGTTTTACCCTTTCTGAAGCCTGGGATGATGAGTTCCGCCAGTATCCGCTGGTGATGGGGCTTATTCTCGGCACCGGCGTTGGCGGCGGGCTGGTGGTTAAAGGCAAAACGATTCCCGGACGGCGCTTTATCACCGGTGAATTCGGCCACACCCGCTTGCCCGTCGATGCGCTCGGGCTGATGGGGTTTGATTTTCCTCTTACCCGCTGCGGCTGCGGCAAAATCGGCTGTATTGAGAACTATCTCTCCGGCCGCGGTTTTGCGTGGTTGTACCGACACTTCTATCATCAAACATTGCCCGCGCCGGAAATTATCGCGCGCTGGGAGCAGGGGGAGGCGAAGGCGCTGGCGCACGTTGAGCGCTACGTTGATTTGCTGGCGGTGTGTCTGGGAAATATCCTCACCATTATCGACCCGGACCTGCTGGTGATTGGCGGTGGCTTATCGAATTTCAGCGCCCTGACCCGGCTGTTGCCGGAACGGATCGCGCCACATTTATTACCGGCGGGTGACGTGCCACGTATTGAGCGCGCGCGTCATGGCGACGCGGGCGGTATGCGCGGCGCGGCCTTTCTTCACCTTACTGATTAG
- the cobB gene encoding NAD-dependent protein deacylase, which produces MQSRRSHRLSRFRRNKRRLRERLRQRIFFRDIMVHDVMEKPRVVVLTGAGISAESGIRTFRAADGLWEEHHVEDVATPEGFARNPELVQRFYNDRRRQLQQPEITPNPAHLALAKLEAALGDRFLLVTQNIDNLHERAGNEHIIHMHGELLKVRCSHSGQVLEWTDDVTHDDKCHCCQFPSALRPHVVWFGEMPLGMDEIYSALAMADVFIAIGTSGHVYPAAGFVHEAKLHGAHTVELNLEPSQVGSEFEEKHYGLASVVVPEYVEKLLKGL; this is translated from the coding sequence ATGCAATCGCGACGTTCACATCGTCTCAGCCGTTTTCGCCGTAACAAACGCCGCCTGCGCGAGCGGTTACGCCAGCGAATCTTTTTCCGCGACATAATGGTGCATGACGTAATGGAAAAACCGAGAGTTGTTGTTCTGACGGGGGCGGGCATCTCCGCCGAGTCCGGTATTCGTACCTTCCGCGCGGCGGATGGGCTTTGGGAAGAGCATCATGTAGAAGATGTGGCCACGCCGGAAGGGTTTGCCCGTAACCCGGAACTGGTACAAAGGTTCTATAACGATCGCCGTCGCCAGCTTCAGCAGCCAGAAATTACGCCGAATCCGGCGCATCTGGCGCTGGCAAAACTGGAAGCGGCGCTGGGCGATCGCTTTTTACTGGTGACGCAAAATATCGATAACCTGCACGAGCGCGCCGGGAATGAGCACATTATTCATATGCACGGCGAGCTGCTGAAAGTGCGTTGTTCGCACAGCGGACAGGTGCTGGAGTGGACCGACGATGTGACGCATGACGATAAGTGCCACTGCTGCCAGTTTCCCTCCGCGCTGCGCCCGCATGTGGTGTGGTTCGGCGAAATGCCGCTCGGCATGGATGAAATTTACAGCGCGCTGGCGATGGCCGATGTGTTTATCGCCATCGGCACCTCCGGGCATGTTTATCCCGCCGCCGGGTTTGTTCACGAAGCCAAACTGCACGGCGCGCATACCGTTGAGTTGAACCTCGAACCGAGCCAGGTCGGCAGCGAGTTCGAAGAAAAACATTACGGCCTTGCGAGTGTGGTGGTGCCGGAGTACGTCGAGAAGTTGTTGAAAGGGTTGTAG